CGCGGCTTCGGCCGGGTTTTCGTGGGGTTCGACGTGGCCGCCGGGCAGCATCCAGCGGTGCAGCCGCGGGTGGTGGATGAGGCCGATGCGCCAGCCGCTGGGCAGTCGGGTGAGCAGGAAGACGCTCGCGGTGGCGTGTTTGAGCATCGCGGTCATCGGTGTAATGCTGCCGCGACGCGGTCTAGAGACCTTTTGGGGTTGGGGTGGTTGGGTGTGTCCACTATGCCGCGTCTGGGGGATCGCTCTGTGTGGGTTTGTCCGCTTGACTTGGGGTTATGAGGTACGGCGACGGTGGCGGGCTCAACCAGGCCGCGCGAGTGCGGCGTGAACAGATCCGCCGGCAGGCGGCGGATCTGTTCGCTGGAGGGATGACGCCGGTCGAGGTGGCCAAACGTTTGGAGGTCTCGCAGAAGTCGGCGTACGTGTGGCGCAAGCTTTGGCGGGCCGGTGGTGCCGACGCGTTGGCGTCCAAGGGCGCGCCTGGCCCGGACCCGAAGCTGTCCGAGGCGCAGTTGGCAAAGCTCAAGGCGCGAGTCGAACTCGGGCCCGCGGCCGCTGGCTACGGCGATGACCAACGGTGGACGTTGGCCAGGATCCGGACGTTGATCGGCTTGATGTTCAAGGTCCGGGTCAGCCTCACCACGACGTGGATAGCGATGCAACGGATCGGGTTCAGCGCGCAGTTGCCGACGCATCGGGCGATCGAGCGGGACGAGGAAACGATCGCCCATTGGCGTAGGTATCAGTGGCCGGCGGTAAAACAGTCGCGGGCAGGCTGAACGCCTGGATCTGTTTCGCCGACGAAGCCGGCCAAACTCTTCGCCCCGCCAAGGCGACCACCTGGTCGCCCCGCGGCCACACCCCAGTCGTGAAGGTCACCGCCAAAGGCGGTGTCCGGGTCTCGGTGGCCGGGCTGGTCTGCTACCGGCCCGGCCACCGCAGCCGGCTGATCTACCGCACGCTGACCTACCGCGGCCGTAAGGGTGATCCGAAAGGCTTCCGCGAACGGGAGTTGGTGGACCTGCTCGACGCCGCCCACCGGCAACTCGGCGCGCCGATCGTGTTGATCTGGGACCAGCTCCCCGCACACAAATCCGTCCTCATGCGCCAGTTGCTCGCCGCACGTCCATGGCTGCGGGTCTACAAGCTGCCCGGCTACGCACCCGAACTCAACCCGGCCGAGAAAGTCTGGTCGGTCATGAAACACGGACTGGCCAACCTCGCCGCCACCACCGCAACCGCCCTGGCCACCGCAGTGAAAAACCGCCTCAAACGCATGCAATACCGCGACGGCCTCATCGACAGCTACCTCGCCGCCACCGGCCTACGCCCACCCTGACCCCAAAAGGTCTCTAGATCGGGGGATCGACACCCTCGTGACAGGGAACGGTGAGAAGCGTTGCGGCCAGCTGTTCGGCGTTCCGGCACGGGGTGGGCGGAGCGTGCCGGGCTAGGGCCGAGGTGTGGTAGAGCGGTCGGTAGCCGTAGCGCATCGGGTCGGAGGTGATGCCGGCGGCGGCGAGGCGCAGCGCGACCGGCTCGGCCTGGCCGGGGGTGGTGAACACGGCGGCGTAACCGTTGGGCTCGCCGTCGGCACGGATGGGAAATGGGCGAAGTCCGCGGACGCCAGCGAGGTGTTCGGTGACGGCGTTCAGGGTGGCGCGCCGGTGTTCGAGCCGGGTGGCGAGTCGGCTGAGTTGGGTGAGGCCGAGGGCGGCGGCAATGGCGTTGAGTTTGAGGTTGAGACCGAAGGTGGCGCCGAAGCTTTCGCCGGGCCGTTTGCCGATGTTGCGCATTTCGCTCAGACGCCGGGCGATGGCGGGGTTGGTGGTGAGGCAGAAGCCGCCTTCGCCGGTGCAGATGAGTTTGCGGTTGTGGGTGCTGAAGGTGCCGATGGTGGCGCGGGTGCCGGCGTAGCGGCCGGACACGATCGTGCCGTGGGCTTGGGCGGCGTCTTCGATGAGCGGGATACCCCAGGTGTGGCAGGCGTCGGCCAGGTCGGGGCCGTCGGCGGGATATCCCCACATGGGTACCGCGATAACGGCCCGGGTCCGTTCGGTGACCTTCGCGGCGATGTCGTCGAGGTCGAGCGCGAAGCTGGTCGGTGTGGCGGTGTCAGCGAAGACGGGGGTGGCGCCGACGGCGAGGATCGGCATGGCGGTCATGACCGGTGCGGTGGCCGCGACGATGACCTCGTCGCCGCTGGTGACGTTGACCGCGAGCAGGGCGAGGTGCAGTGCGGCGGTGCCGGACGAGCAGGCGACCGCGTGGTTGGTGCCGAACCAGTCCGCGAGGGCGGTCTCGTAGTCGGCGATCACGGATGCGGTGCCGGACAGGTCGCGGGTGTCGAGGACTGCGCGGATGGCGGCGTATTCGGTTGCGTCGATGATGACGTGTGCGGTGTCGAGCGCTGCATGTGTGTTCATGGTGTGCCAGCGGTTGGCATGAGTTGGTCCATGATCCGGTAGGTGGGCAGCAGGTCGGCCAGGCTCGGGGTGAACCGCCCGGTGGTGGCGACCGCGGTGCAGAAGGCGGCGAGTTCGCCGCCGAAGCCGGTGCGGTCGTAGCCGACGTCCAGTGGGCTGGGCCGCCAGTGGCTGCTGGTGCCCCGTTGATCCTGGCCGGTGTGGAGGGCGTGGGCGGCGGGTCCGGTGACGGTCAGGTCGGCGAGGCTGGTGAGGTTGGCGGTGATCCCGGTGGTGGTGCTGATCTCGATGCGGTGCTCGAAGCGCGGTGCCAGGTTGCCGCATTGCACGGTGCCGATGGTGCCGTTGGCGTGGTGAGTTTGGAGGCTGAACCAGGCCTGGTCGCCGGTCTGCCGGCAGGCCGGTTGGATGTCCACGGCGGGCGCGCCGGCCAGGCTGAGCAGCAGGTCGATCGGATGGATGGCCTGGGCGAGCAGGAAGCTGTCCCACAGCGGGAGGCCCCACATCGAGGTGGTGGGCTTGCTAGCCACATGCCGAACGCCAATCATCGACGCGCTGCTGGGCTGATCGCCGAGCAGGGTATGCAGCCGGCGTACCGGGGCGGCCCAGCGGAAGTTCATGCCCACCCCGGTGAGCACGCCACCGCCTTCGGCAGCGGCGGCCAGCTCGGCCAGCACCGCAGTGGAAGTCGCCGGCGGCTTTTCGACGAACACCGGGATGCCGGCGTCGATGGCGGCGGCCGCGATCTGTTCGTGGGCCTGGGGTGGGCAGACCGCGACCAGGCAGTCGACCAGCCCACTGTCCAGCAGTGGGGTGACGGAGGCCAGGCGGGCGGGTGCGCCGATGCGTGCGGCGAGTGCGTCCCGGCGGGCTTGGTCGGGATCGACGACGGCGCTGACGCGTGCGTGTGGTACCTGGAGCAGGGCTGGCACGAGGTGGGTGGTGGCCTGTTGTCCGGCGCCGACGATGCCGACGCGGACGGGTCTGGGTGGGGCTGACCGGTTGGCGGCGGCGTGGCTGTCGGGTGGCGCGACGAGGTCGATGCTCATGCGTGACTCCGAAACGACTGCGTTGGTCTGGGTCAGAAGGTGATGAGAGCGCGGACGCCGCGGTGGGCGCGGGTGTCGGCGAACGCGTCGTTGACCTCGGCCAGGGGGCGGCGGGAGGTGATCAGGTCCTGGGTGTGGAGTAGGCCGCGGAGGGCGAGGTCGGTGTAGCGGGGGATGTCGGCGCGGGTGCGGACGGATCCCATGACGGTGCCCGTGATGGTGCGGCCTTGGCGCAGCAGCCGTGCCGGCAGTGCGATGTCAGCGCCGGCGGGTGGCATGCCGAGGATGGTGGCGTGGCCGCCGGGTGCGAGGACGGCGACCGTCTGGGTGACGGTGGCTGGTGAGCCGACCGCCTCAACGGCGGTTTCTACGCCAGCGCCGCCGGTGGCGGCCAGGACTGCGGTGGCAGGGTCGTCGGTGGTGGGGTCGATGGTGTCGGTGGCGCCGAGCGTGGCGGCGAGCGCGCGGCGGTGGGGTTGGGGGTCGACGGCGATGATCTGGGCGGCGCCGGCGATGCGGGCGGCTTGGATCGCGCCGAGGCCGACACCGCCGCAGCCGAATATGGCCACCCGCCCGCCGGGGGCGGGGCGGGCGATGTTGAACACGGTGGACAGGCCGGTGGTGAGGCAGCAGGACAGCAGGGCGGCGGCCTCGAACGGTAGCGCGTCCGGGATGGGGATGAGGTTGTGGGCGTCGACGAGCATCAGGTCGGCGAGCGCGCTGACGCCAAGGTACTGCCGGCAGGGCCGGTCGTCGATGTGGAGCCGGTGCCGTTGCCGCTGCTTGGCGGTCGGGTCGGTGCAGTAGACCATCTGCCCGGACAGGCAGCGGCCGCATCGGCCGCAGAAGGTTTGGTCGCAGACGATGACCCGCTGCCCAGGGCTGATGCCGTGCACGTCCGGGCCGACGAGTTCGACGGTCCCGGCGGCTTCGTGGCCGAGGACGGTGGGTGTCGGGTAGGGGATCCGGCCGTCGGCGAAGTGCACGTCGGTGCCGCAGACGCCGGTGACCGCCGTGCGGACGAGGACCTCGCCGGCACCGGGGTCGGCGAGCGTGACCTGCTCGACGCGCAGCGGGTCGCCGGCGGTGCGCAGGACGGCGGCCGTTGCGGTATGGGCCATAACAGACTCCCCATGGGGTTTGATGTGGGAGGTGGTCAGCGGATGGTTTGGGTCAGGACGGTGGCGAGGGTGTCGCCGACCTGCTGCATGTAGTCGGCGGCCGGCACGTCCGGCACCTTGAGCAGCAGGGTTTGCCGGCGGGCGGCCTGGTAGTTCGGCAGCGCGTGCGGGTCCGGTGGACGCCAGCCGGTGTGCCGCACCTGCGGGAAGGCTTCGCGCAGCAGGGCCGGATCTTGCAGCAGTGGGCTGGACAGCCAGTCGTCGTACAGCGGCCGAACTGGCACCCCGGCAGCGGTACAGACGGCGAACAGCGCAGCCGGATCGGTGACCGGCTCGGTGACGATCAGCGGCGTGCCGTACCAGCCGCGGGTCGAGCCGTCAGCCATGAGAGGTGCCGTGATCGGGGCGGCGTGGGCGTGCAGGACGTCCAGCAGGTGGGCGAGGTTGGTTTCGCTGGCCGCCATCCGGTCTTCGAGGCGGCGAAGTTGCGCGGTGGCGATGGCGGCGGCCACGGCCGGCATGCGGGTCTTGTAGCCCAGACCAGTCGATGCCAGCGGTTGCAGGCTTGGGTCGGTGAGCTCGGCGGCCAGCCGGTGTGGGTGGTGGCCGAGCGTCAGTGCCCGCTCGTAGACGGTGCGGGAGTTGGTGGTCAGCACGCCGCCTTCCCCGGCGGAGACCGGTTTGCGTTCCATCAGGGAGAAGCAGCCGGCCGCACCCCAGGAGCCGACGGGTTGGCCGGCGTAGCGGGCGCCGTGGGCGTGCGAGCAGTCCTCCACGATCGGCACGCCGCTGACGGCGGTGGTCGCGGTGAGGGCGTCCATCCGGGCGGGAATGCCGAAGGCGTGGGTCACCAGCACCGCGCTCGCCTGGCCGGCGGAGCCGACGGTGGTGGGGTTTAGGTTGACCCCGTCGGGCTCGACGTCGGCGAAGATCGGGAAACTGCCGGAGTGGAACGCGACCAGGATTGCTGAGATCCACGTCAGGGGCGAGGTGACCACGCCGGCGTCGGGGTGGGCGCCGACGCCGCGCAGGGCGCCGTGCAGCGCGGCGGTTCCGGAGGCGAACGACAGCGCATACCGGGTGTTGGTGAGGGCGGCGAACGCGTCTTCGAGCGCGCCGATCGCCGGCCCTCGGCTGGTGTCCGACAGCCGGCCGGCCTCCAGCAGGTCCCGCACGGCCGCTTGGTCGTCCGGCCCGTAGCGGGCACCCCGTGGGAACGGCAGCAAGTCGTGGGGTGCCGGGTTCGCGCTACGCATGACGGGTCGCCACCGGAACCGGGTGCTTGACGGCGAGGTTTGGGGTGCGGTGCAGGTGGGCGCCGCTGCCGCCGGCGGGGATGGGCGCGGACAGCCAGAAGATGCGCAGTTCGTCGGTGACGTCGATGATGTCGTGCTCGACGCTGGCCGGGGTGTAGACGATGTCACCCGCGATTACCTGATGGAGTTGGTCGCCGACGGCGATCGTGCCGGCGCCGGCGGCGATCAGCCAGAATTCGGCCATGTCGTGGTAGTGGCGGTCGAAGCGGGCGGTGCCGTCGGCGAGGATGACGAACAGCCCGGCCGAGGATGCGGGGCAGCCGTCGGGCCGGTTGCCGTCGTTGAGGCGGTCCCGTTGGGTGGTGCGGATCAACATGGCGGGCCTTCCTTGCGCGGGGGAGTGGTGGTGGGGTGATGCGGGGCTGGGTGGCGGGTTGCTTGCAGGACAGGTCGGCCAGGTCCGCCTGTAGTTGAGCGGTACGCAGCCTCAGCTGGGCTCGGTTCGCGTTGGTGATGTGTTGGGCGAGCATCGCGGCGGCGATTCGCACCCGGTACAGCGCCAGCCGCAGCCGGGTTGGGCGATCTGGTGGGGTGGTGAAGTAGCCGGTGTACAGGCCGTGGGTCAGCTCGGCCGGCTCCTGTAGTGACCAGCCGGCAAGGTCCGCGAGGGGGTCGCCGCCACGCACGCTTTCCAAGTCGACGATGCCGGTGATCCGGCCGTCGTTGACGATGACGTGCCGGGCGGTCCAGTCGCCGTGCAGCAGCACGGCCGGCACGCCAGCCAGCTCGGGCAAGTGGTGCCGCAGCGTTTGCCGCGCCTGCGCCCGCAGGGCGTGCATATCGGCGGTTGCGGTGGTGGGTAGTGGCGGGAGCTGGAGCAGCCAGCTGTGCAGGCAGGGGCGAAGGCCCACGCCGGCGGTGTCCAGGCGGCCGTAGCCGCGCACCGGCACGGTGTGGATGCGTCGCAGCAGCCGCCCGGCCTGCGCCGTCAGATCCGCGGGCGGGCCGTGGCCGGCGTGGTGCTGGTCCAGCGGGGTGCCGGGACAGCGGGTCTCGACCAGCAGCCGTCCGCGGTAGCCCAGCACGGTCGGTGCGGGCACGCCGACGGCGGCGAGTTGGGCGGCGGCCCAGGCAGCCACTCCGGAACGGACCCTGCTGGTCCTCGCGCCTTTGACGACCAGGTCCCGCCCGGCCACGGCAGTGGCGTAAACCTGGTTGTCCTCACCGGCGGCCAGCGGCACCAGAGCTGTGTGTGGTCCGGTCACGCCGGCGTCAGCCAGAAGCGTGGCCAGCTCGGCGTCCAGCGCGCCGCCTGCCCATGCGCTGGTCATGGTTGTGCCCGCGGGATGGGCGGAACGTCGGCTGGACGGCCGGTTGTTGCGGCGGTGAGGGTGGCCTGCAGCATCGCGACCGAACGCAGCGCGAGGGTCGGCCAGGGCGGCGCGGCACCGGCGGTCACGGCCTGCACCGTGTCGACCATGGCAGTGATGCACTGCTGGTATGCCGGCGTCCGGACGCTGGAGGGCTGCTCGGGCGGCTCCCACCGGGCGGCCAAGTCTGGCCCGTCGACCCGCCATGTGCCGACCGCCGTGGTGGCAAGGCCACGGCCGGTATAGCCGCCGCGATAACACAACACGGAACCATCGGCGAAGGCGACCGTGATCGCGGCCAAGCCGCAATGCGCGCCAAGGAACGGCAGGGGCACCTCGGTAGCGGTGACCTGTGCCGGGGCGGCGCTGACGAGGGCTTGGACCTGGTCGAAGGCGTGCACCGCCAGGTCGGTGGTAACCGGGAGCGGCTGGTCGCGGCGGAACCCCGGATTGGGCAGGTCGACCGCCACATCGGCGGTGACCGCGAGCGGCCCACGCCGCGCGGCGGTGACCTGGCGGGTGAACGCGAGGAACTCCGGGTCGCGGGCCCGGTTGTGCATCACCACCAACGCGCGGCGGTTGGCGCGGGCGAGTTCGGCGAGCTCGGCCGCCTCGGCCACGCGCAAGGCGAGGGGCTTCTCGGTCAGCACGTGCAGGTCGGCGGCGAGGGCTTCGCGGGACACCGCAGCGTGCGTTTGCGGCGGGGTCAGGTTGGCCACTAACTTGGCCTCGACTGCGGTACATGCCTGGCGCAGGCTGGTGGCCGGCACCGCCGCCGGGCAGCGGCGTGCCGCCAACTGTTCGGCACGGTCGAGGTCGGGATCGACCACCGCGGCCACCTCGACGCGCGGATCGGCGGTCAGGACCCGTGCCCACCGATCGGCGATCGCGCCACAGCCGACGATGACGACCTTCACGCCGCCGCTCCCATCCGGGTCGCGCGATGCTGGCGCACGATGGCTGCTGCCTGGTCGGCGACGGCGTCCGGGCCGGCGTCGGTGGCGACCGGTACCAGCTGCGGCACGAGCGGGTCACTGAAGTGCTCGGTGAAATAGCCGGCGAACGTCGAGTCGTAGAACAGCGGGGGCATGTTGACCCGCCGTGCAGCGCGGCGGGAACGCTCACCATCGCAGGCGTGCAGCAGCAGCGTCAGGTCCGGGACGACGATCGGATGCGCCAGGATGAGGGCACGGGCCGCCGCGTCGCAGTCGTAGCCGTGCAGCCGCCCCACGGCGTGGGCGTGGGCCAGCAGCGTGTCCACGGTGCGATCGAGGATGACCACCTGTCCCCGGCCGGCCGCGGCCAGCGCCGCTTCTCTACGCAGTGCTTCCACTGGCAGCAACACGGTCAGGGCGGCGAGCTGGGCCTCGGCGGTTTCCGAGTCCGGTGGCGGCAGCTGCGCCGGGTCCGGGGCGGCGTGGTAGTAGCAGGGCACCACGTGCGCGTCGAGGCGTCGCGCGAGGGCCCGGGCGAGGGTGGTCTTGCCGACGCAGCTGACACCCTCCAAACCGATGATCATTTCTGCTCCTTTCGGGCGGGACCGCGACGGTGAGTCTTGGGCGACAGCGGCAGACCCGTCGCCGAGGTGGCGGCGTCGACGATCGCGGCGACGGGGCCAAGGCTCTGGACCAGGTAGGCGGCGAAGATTTCGGCTGCATCGAGCGCGTGCGTAGCAGGGCCAGCGCGTCCGGCCTGCTGGGCGGCGAGGATCCGCACCGGGGCCACGCAGCCCAGCCACAGCGCGGCGGCGGCGAGGATCCGCGCCGGCGGCGTCGTGGTGCGGCGCACGATGGCGACCGCGCATGCGGCCGTCGCTGGGGTGGCCAGCAGCCAAGCCACGGCGCGATAGCCCGCCACACCGACCGCGATCGCATGCTCGGACGGTGTGCCGCGGCCGGCGCGGCGTGCGGCGCGTGCGCACGCCGGATAGTCCAGGTAGCTGCGAAACCACCGCCGGTGCGTGGCGATCAGGTCTTCAACGCGTTCCGGCGCCGGCGCCACCAACATCACAGGGGCGGAATGCACTGGGATGTTGGCCGTGGTCAGCTGGTAACCGAACGGCAGGTCGTCCAGGATCGTGTACTCGGGCAGCCCGCCGATGCGTCGGTGGACGTCGACGCGGACCAGCACGCCGTGCCCGACCGTCTGCGCCAAGCCCCGCCGCGCCGCATCGAGGGCGGTAAGGCCGGTGGGCCGCCGGACGGCTGCGGCGTAGCGGCGGAACGACGGGATCTCCCGGCGCAGTGTCCACAGTGTTTGGAGCCGGGCGGCACCGGAGCACAGGTGCCGCTGCCAGGCTTGGTCGGCGGCACCGCTGGTTTCGAAGCGAGCGGACTGCTGAACCACCTCTGGCGGCTGGCCGTCGGCGCGGTGGTGTACGGCGATGTATCCGAGGGTGCGGCGCAGCAGAGCCAAGTCGGGGCGGGAGTCCACGTCGTACAGCGCGATGTAGTCGTGATCTCGAGCGGTGTGCAGCTGCGCGACGGCGTAGTTGACCTGGGCGGCCTTGCGGCCCTCACCGCGATAATGCACATGACGGATCGCCGCGTCGGCCAGCTCCGGGCGCCGCAGCAGGTCCGCGACCACATCGCAGGTGAGCCGGCGGGCGGACAGCACAGACCGGACCACGGTGCCGCTCAGGCAGCCATCCGGGCCGGTCACATCCGCTTCGATCAGCTGACGAAGCTCGGCGGCAGTCAGGTGCGGGAACCGACGCGCCGTGATGTGTCGGCGGCGGCAGCGGGTCACAGCGTCGATCAGGTACTGGCGTTCGCGTTCCTCCCGCGCGGTAGTCACCACAGTCACCGTGGAGCCGGGCAACTCCGTTGTCAGTGCGGCGAACCAGCGCAGCGCGGCCTCGACATGGGCCTGTTCCCACAGCACCGGCACCACCATGTGCAGCGCGGGCCGCCGGTCGCCTGCCGCGTCGCACGGATCGATATCCGACCAGGGCTGTGTCAGGTAGTCCATGCTCTGCCGCAGCCGCCAGACGCCGACGGCGTGACGGCCAGCCGTGGCGGCCGCAGCCCACAGCCACGGATCCCGCCACCACGCCGCAGTCGACGGCCGGCGCGTCATCGCGCGCCGGCCAATACGCCCGTGGGCAGGAACCGCCGGTACAGCTGGCGCAGCGGAACCACCGCAAACTCGTCATGCCAAGGTTTGACCGGGCCGGCGAAGTGCAGCACCGCGGCGGTGTACTCGTCAGCGAGCAGGTCAGCCAGCGGCATGACCGGCTCGGCGGTGTGGTGAAAGAAGCCTGGCTGGGCGACCAGCGCCGACATGGCGAAGGTGTTCCAGCGCCGGTCCAGCCGCCGCCACCGGTCGTCCACGGCCACGTTGAGGGCGTCCTGGTCCCACAGCCGCACCTCGTCCGGCCAGTCGACCAGGAACCGGCGGGCCCGCTCGAAGACCCCCAACTCGGCGCAGGCGACCAGGTCCAGCAGCAACACTCCGGAGTTGAAATACTCCCGGCCGGCCGGCACGCCGATCCGCTCACAGCCCGGCAACGCGATCCCGGCACCGACGGTCGGGTTCTGCGGGTCCCGCACCGCCGCCAACGGGGCGCCCTCGAGCGGCTGGCGCAGCAACGGACCAAGGTCACCTAGGACCAAGGTGTCCGCGTCCAGGTACAGCACCACCGGCTCGTCGGTAACCACCTGCGGGATCGCCAAACGCAGATACACCGCCCGAGACGCCCACCCCGTCACCGGAAACCGAACCCCACGATCCACCGGCACCCGGCGCA
This genomic stretch from Phytohabitans houttuyneae harbors:
- a CDS encoding winged helix-turn-helix domain-containing protein, encoding MRYGDGGGLNQAARVRREQIRRQAADLFAGGMTPVEVAKRLEVSQKSAYVWRKLWRAGGADALASKGAPGPDPKLSEAQLAKLKARVELGPAAAGYGDDQRWTLARIRTLIGLMFKVRVSLTTTWIAMQRIGFSAQLPTHRAIERDEETIAHWRRYQWPAVKQSRAG
- a CDS encoding Gfo/Idh/MocA family protein, which gives rise to MKVVIVGCGAIADRWARVLTADPRVEVAAVVDPDLDRAEQLAARRCPAAVPATSLRQACTAVEAKLVANLTPPQTHAAVSREALAADLHVLTEKPLALRVAEAAELAELARANRRALVVMHNRARDPEFLAFTRQVTAARRGPLAVTADVAVDLPNPGFRRDQPLPVTTDLAVHAFDQVQALVSAAPAQVTATEVPLPFLGAHCGLAAITVAFADGSVLCYRGGYTGRGLATTAVGTWRVDGPDLAARWEPPEQPSSVRTPAYQQCITAMVDTVQAVTAGAAPPWPTLALRSVAMLQATLTAATTGRPADVPPIPRAQP
- a CDS encoding AAA family ATPase, with product MIIGLEGVSCVGKTTLARALARRLDAHVVPCYYHAAPDPAQLPPPDSETAEAQLAALTVLLPVEALRREAALAAAGRGQVVILDRTVDTLLAHAHAVGRLHGYDCDAAARALILAHPIVVPDLTLLLHACDGERSRRAARRVNMPPLFYDSTFAGYFTEHFSDPLVPQLVPVATDAGPDAVADQAAAIVRQHRATRMGAAA
- a CDS encoding DegT/DnrJ/EryC1/StrS family aminotransferase — encoded protein: MNTHAALDTAHVIIDATEYAAIRAVLDTRDLSGTASVIADYETALADWFGTNHAVACSSGTAALHLALLAVNVTSGDEVIVAATAPVMTAMPILAVGATPVFADTATPTSFALDLDDIAAKVTERTRAVIAVPMWGYPADGPDLADACHTWGIPLIEDAAQAHGTIVSGRYAGTRATIGTFSTHNRKLICTGEGGFCLTTNPAIARRLSEMRNIGKRPGESFGATFGLNLKLNAIAAALGLTQLSRLATRLEHRRATLNAVTEHLAGVRGLRPFPIRADGEPNGYAAVFTTPGQAEPVALRLAAAGITSDPMRYGYRPLYHTSALARHAPPTPCRNAEQLAATLLTVPCHEGVDPPI
- a CDS encoding phosphotransferase family protein — translated: MTSAWAGGALDAELATLLADAGVTGPHTALVPLAAGEDNQVYATAVAGRDLVVKGARTSRVRSGVAAWAAAQLAAVGVPAPTVLGYRGRLLVETRCPGTPLDQHHAGHGPPADLTAQAGRLLRRIHTVPVRGYGRLDTAGVGLRPCLHSWLLQLPPLPTTATADMHALRAQARQTLRHHLPELAGVPAVLLHGDWTARHVIVNDGRITGIVDLESVRGGDPLADLAGWSLQEPAELTHGLYTGYFTTPPDRPTRLRLALYRVRIAAAMLAQHITNANRAQLRLRTAQLQADLADLSCKQPATQPRITPPPLPRARKARHVDPHHPTGPPQRRQPARRLPRILGRAVRHPRRRHRPLRPPLPRHGRILADRRRRRHDRRRRPTPSGNRG
- a CDS encoding zinc-binding dehydrogenase, which translates into the protein MAHTATAAVLRTAGDPLRVEQVTLADPGAGEVLVRTAVTGVCGTDVHFADGRIPYPTPTVLGHEAAGTVELVGPDVHGISPGQRVIVCDQTFCGRCGRCLSGQMVYCTDPTAKQRQRHRLHIDDRPCRQYLGVSALADLMLVDAHNLIPIPDALPFEAAALLSCCLTTGLSTVFNIARPAPGGRVAIFGCGGVGLGAIQAARIAGAAQIIAVDPQPHRRALAATLGATDTIDPTTDDPATAVLAATGGAGVETAVEAVGSPATVTQTVAVLAPGGHATILGMPPAGADIALPARLLRQGRTITGTVMGSVRTRADIPRYTDLALRGLLHTQDLITSRRPLAEVNDAFADTRAHRGVRALITF
- a CDS encoding Gfo/Idh/MocA family protein, which gives rise to MSIDLVAPPDSHAAANRSAPPRPVRVGIVGAGQQATTHLVPALLQVPHARVSAVVDPDQARRDALAARIGAPARLASVTPLLDSGLVDCLVAVCPPQAHEQIAAAAIDAGIPVFVEKPPATSTAVLAELAAAAEGGGVLTGVGMNFRWAAPVRRLHTLLGDQPSSASMIGVRHVASKPTTSMWGLPLWDSFLLAQAIHPIDLLLSLAGAPAVDIQPACRQTGDQAWFSLQTHHANGTIGTVQCGNLAPRFEHRIEISTTTGITANLTSLADLTVTGPAAHALHTGQDQRGTSSHWRPSPLDVGYDRTGFGGELAAFCTAVATTGRFTPSLADLLPTYRIMDQLMPTAGTP
- a CDS encoding DegT/DnrJ/EryC1/StrS family aminotransferase → MRSANPAPHDLLPFPRGARYGPDDQAAVRDLLEAGRLSDTSRGPAIGALEDAFAALTNTRYALSFASGTAALHGALRGVGAHPDAGVVTSPLTWISAILVAFHSGSFPIFADVEPDGVNLNPTTVGSAGQASAVLVTHAFGIPARMDALTATTAVSGVPIVEDCSHAHGARYAGQPVGSWGAAGCFSLMERKPVSAGEGGVLTTNSRTVYERALTLGHHPHRLAAELTDPSLQPLASTGLGYKTRMPAVAAAIATAQLRRLEDRMAASETNLAHLLDVLHAHAAPITAPLMADGSTRGWYGTPLIVTEPVTDPAALFAVCTAAGVPVRPLYDDWLSSPLLQDPALLREAFPQVRHTGWRPPDPHALPNYQAARRQTLLLKVPDVPAADYMQQVGDTLATVLTQTIR
- a CDS encoding cupin domain-containing protein codes for the protein MAEFWLIAAGAGTIAVGDQLHQVIAGDIVYTPASVEHDIIDVTDELRIFWLSAPIPAGGSGAHLHRTPNLAVKHPVPVATRHA
- a CDS encoding transposase translates to MAGGKTVAGRLNAWICFADEAGQTLRPAKATTWSPRGHTPVVKVTAKGGVRVSVAGLVCYRPGHRSRLIYRTLTYRGRKGDPKGFRERELVDLLDAAHRQLGAPIVLIWDQLPAHKSVLMRQLLAARPWLRVYKLPGYAPELNPAEKVWSVMKHGLANLAATTATALATAVKNRLKRMQYRDGLIDSYLAATGLRPP
- a CDS encoding glycosyltransferase family 8 protein produces the protein MVRPGQRPPSVPIVCGIDDAYVVPLCALVASVAAAHPDPMTRPRMIVLHSGLNPSSCRALAMCGERLELELQLRRVPVDRGVRFPVTGWASRAVYLRLAIPQVVTDEPVVLYLDADTLVLGDLGPLLRQPLEGAPLAAVRDPQNPTVGAGIALPGCERIGVPAGREYFNSGVLLLDLVACAELGVFERARRFLVDWPDEVRLWDQDALNVAVDDRWRRLDRRWNTFAMSALVAQPGFFHHTAEPVMPLADLLADEYTAAVLHFAGPVKPWHDEFAVVPLRQLYRRFLPTGVLAGAR